From the Euphorbia lathyris chromosome 6, ddEupLath1.1, whole genome shotgun sequence genome, one window contains:
- the LOC136234119 gene encoding uncharacterized protein produces the protein MILLLPLLLLLFSLHAKVQGASKDKGSCATFPLRPLSWTKGFKLRNHASTIHASGRTNRRFPVKCNIRLSLGACTHGPKMKLFKILWFKGSAQNDESGTREKGSKGSKNSVEVSYIQNKSGESIVGSPKVHSVPVSYTSEANERIAGSPAVKLFKKWCILSSLLSCQVGDEIMGDEPSSSEEIPKAQSTIQTKKRGQMLKTVWCHFYDDVSH, from the exons ATGATTCTTTTATTACCTCTATTGCTCTTACTCTTCAGTCTTCATGCGAAAGTACAAGGAGCAAGTAAAGATAAG GGTTCTTGTGCTACGTTTCCACTGAGGCCTTTATCATGGACCAAGGGGTTCAAATTGAGGAATCATGCATCAACAATTCATGCGTCTGGAAGGACAAATAGGCGTTTTCCTGTAAAGTGTAATATtcgtttaag TTTAGGAGCTTGTACTCATGGACCCAAGATGaaacttttcaaaattttgtGGTTCAAAGGTAGTGCGCAAAATGATGAATCAGGAACTAGAGAAAAAGGATCCAAAGGTTCCAAGAACTCTGTTGAGGTTTCTTACATACAAAACAAAAGTGGGGAGAGTATAGTGGGATCGCCAAAGGTACACAGTGTTCCAGTTTCGTATACCTCTGAAGCGAATGAGCGGATTGCAGGTTCACCTGCTGTAAAATTATTCAAGAAATGGTGCATATTGAGCTCTCTATTGTCTTGTCAAGTTGGAGATGAAATAATGGGAGATGAACCATCCTCAAGTGAAGAAATTCCAAAAGCTCAGAGTACTATACAAACCAAGAAAAGAGGTCAGATGTTAAAGACAGTATGGTGTCACTTTTATGATGATGTATCCCACTAG